The Merismopedia glauca CCAP 1448/3 genomic interval CTTTAGAGCGAGGTTCGGCTCTTTCGATTTTCAGTGCAGATTCTTGGAACATATGACCATCGAACTTTTGAATAATTTCGTCGGCTAGTTCTTCAGTTTCTACAGTCACGAACCCAAAGCCCCGACATTTGCCGGTTTTGCGGTCTTTAATAATCTTGGTGGAGACTAAATCTCCAGAATCAGCAAATACATTTTGTAAATCTTGGCGATCTACTAGTTCTTTGGGGAGATTCCCTACATAGAGACGAACAGGCATGAAAGATACCTCCAGACATGGATGGAAAGACATAGGTGTTCGCAGACTATAACCATTTCCTAGTGTCAA includes:
- a CDS encoding RNA recognition motif domain-containing protein — protein: MNSAKKINSKNVISAIDLATSDLTLGNGYSLRTPMSFHPCLEVSFMPVRLYVGNLPKELVDRQDLQNVFADSGDLVSTKIIKDRKTGKCRGFGFVTVETEELADEIIQKFDGHMFQESALKIERAEPRSKDKPEGEESASQEGSTSTPQVASNNRPQGGNGVPSRRSNKKSRRPATAGSSSSSSGDSFQPDPRWADELAKLKEMLAAQASNP